In one Myripristis murdjan chromosome 5, fMyrMur1.1, whole genome shotgun sequence genomic region, the following are encoded:
- the LOC115359261 gene encoding caveolin-2-like: protein MTTEGKLAETQLNTEDMEEQEETSMWSSQGLPHKKAAEEQIGIQVEVQSEDLDSSHSDTMPLIQSRDPKGVNKCLKVTFEDVIAEPPSVRSFDKVWLWSHALFEVSRLWCYRLISLLLAVPVSLAAGLLFAVLSCIHIWLIVPCVQLCLINMHWVQTVWSSILDIAIGPLFTSFGKCCGSITIRLARD, encoded by the exons ATGACCACTGAAGGCAAACTAGCTGAGACACAGCTGAATACGGAGGacatggaggagcaggaggagaccAGTATGTGGTCCTCGCAGGGGTTGCCCCACAAAAAAGCTGCAGAGGAGCAGATTGGAATACAGGTGGAGGTGCAATCTGAAGATCTGGATTCTTCTCACAGCGACACGATGCCTCTGATTCAAAGTAGGGACCCCAAAGGAGTCAACAAGTGTCTGAAG GTTACTTTTGAGGATGTGATAGCAGAGCCCCCATCAGTGCGGAGCTTTGATAAGGTGTGGTTGTGGAGTCACGCTCTGTTTGAGGTCTCCAGACTGTGGTGCTACCGGCTGATCTCCCTCCTGCTGGCAGTGCCTGTCTCTCTGGCAGCAGGACTTCTCTTTGCTGTCCTCAGCTGCATTCACATCTG GTTGATTGTGCCATGTGTACAGCTCTGCCTCATCAACATGCACTGGGTCCAGACTGTGTGGAGCAGCATACTGGACATTGCCATTGGCCCGCTCTTTACCAGTTTTGGAAAGTGCTGTGGCAGCATCACCATTCGTTTGGCTAGAGACTAA
- the gpr61l gene encoding probable G-protein coupled receptor: MEEKPGPMVASVPNHTVPNLTTALWGPNPTVPANVGVVTSSQSQIKDLIGLFCMVTLNLIALLANTGVMVAIARAPHLKRFAFVCHLCAVDLLCAILLMPLGIISSSPFFGTVVFTVLECQVYIFLNVFLICLSILTVTAISVERYFYIVHPMRYEVKMSINLAIGVMFFIWVKSVLLALVTLFGWPAYGNQSSIAAAHCSLHWSHSRLRRVFAVLFSVVCFLVPAVVIFAVYCAVYKVARSAALQQIPAVPTWANANSAKNRSDSVNSQTTMITTNRSLPQRLSPERAFSGGKAALTLVLIVGQFLLCWLPYFIFHLQMSLSATMQSPGSLEEAVTWLAYSSFAVNPFFYGLLNRQIREELVKFRRCCLTQPVELGASSHEGSLQENILQFIQRTSSTAETRSSCANSSPRNTLDQGVKIPGQIPEEQP, translated from the coding sequence ATGGAGGAGAAGCCTGGTCCAATGGTAGCCTCTGTGCCAAATCACACAGTGCCAAATCTGACAACTGCCCTGTGGGGGCCCAATCCTACAGTGCCTGCCAATGTTGGTGTGGTCACAAGCTCCCAGTCACAGATCAAAGACCTTATTGGGTTGTTCTGCATGGTGACCCTTAACCTCATTGCTTTATTAGCCAACACTGGAGTGATGGTCGCCATTGCTCGTGCTCCTCACCTGAAGAGGTTTGCCTTTGTGTGTCATCTCTGTGCAGTGGACCTGCTATGTGCCATCCTCCTTATGCCTTTGGGCATCATATCCAGTTCACCGTTTTTTGGCACTGTGGTGTTTACTGTTTTGGAGTGTCAGGTTTACATCTTTCTCAACGTGTtcctcatctgtctgtctattctCACCGTCACAGCCATCAGTGTGGAGCGTTACTTCTATATAGTACACCCCATGCGTTATGAGGTCAAGATGAGCATCAACCTTGCCATTGGTGTTATGTTCTTCATTTGGGTTAAATCAGTGCTGCTGGCTTTGGTCACGCTGTTTGGGTGGCCAGCGTATGGTAACCAGAGCTCTATTGCAGCAGCCCACTGTTCTCTCCACTGGAGCCACAGTCGTTTGAGAAGAGTGTTTGCCGTGCTCTTCAGTGTTGTATGTTTCCTGGTGCCTGCGGTGGTTATCTTTGCCGTTTACTGTGCTGTGTACAAGGTAGCACGTTCAGCAGCCCTCCAGCAAATCCCCGCTGTGCCAACATGGGCAAATGCCAACTCTGCCAAGAATCGCTCTGACTCTGTCAACAGCCAAACCACTATGATCACTACGAATCGCAGCCTGCCTCAAAGACTCTCCCCAGAGCGGGCCTTCAGTGGAGGCAAGGCTGCCCTTACTTTGGTGCTCATTGTGGGTCAGTTCTTGCTCTGCTGGTTACCCTACTTCATCTTCCACCTGCAAATGTCTCTTAGTGCCACCATGCAGAGCCCTGGGAGTTTAGAGGAGGCAGTTACCTGGCTGGCGTACTCCTCTTTTGCGGTAAACCCATTTTTCTATGGTCTGCTGAACAGGCAAATCAGGGAGGAGCTGGTAAAGTTCAGACGCTGTTGCTTGACCCAGCCTGTGGAGCTTGGGGCATCCAGTCATGAGGGCTCCCTTCAGGAAAACATCCTTCAGTTCATCCAGAGaaccagcagcacagctgagacACGCTCCAGCTGTGCCAACTCTAGCCCCAGAAACACTTTGGACCAGGGAGTTAAGATCCCAGGACAAATACCTGAGGAGCAACCATAG
- the parp3 gene encoding protein mono-ADP-ribosyltransferase PARP3 isoform X1 yields MVSRDFFETMAPKRRATSAVKAGGKKVKEEPETSKPKDAFTTAKEALLAAGPQVKGKKKVDEHCSLSGSGEVYEDYDCMLNQTNIGNNNNKFYVIQVIKQNKQYYSWNRWGRVGEVGQSKLSAGSTNPENAIKDFEKKFKDKTKNNWSDRLNFVPHSGKYTLIEVDGDQDAEVKVDSVDGKTTKITKNVLPCTLDDPTKKLIKLIFSNDMFKEAMECMNLDIKKMPLGKLSKLQIAKGFGVLEEIEAAMNQKRASSVLEELSSKFFTTIPHNFGRSRPPTINSTEIVEKKKEMLMVLADIELAQTLKSETEKAQEEMVETVPHPLDQDYSSLKCRLSLLGKDTEVFKIIEKYLTATSDNYRDPKIINVWEVDRETEGERFSENTSLENRRLLWHGTNIAVVAAILKSGLRIMPHSGGRVGRGIYFASENSKSAGYVRTSKNTGVMFLNEVALGKEHTITKDDSSLKKAPAGHDSVVARGTVEPDPSKDISITLDGKKVAVPQGKPIAQPQFSDSYFSSSEYLIYKESQCRIRYLLELKMKY; encoded by the exons GGATTTCTTTGAAACGATGGCCCCTAAGAGACGAGCCACTTCTGCTGTGAAGGCAGGTGGTAAGAAGGTGAAAGAGGAGCCTGAGACCTCAAAGCCTAAGGACGCCTTCACCACTGCAAAAGAGGCCCTCTTGGCCGCGGGGCCACAGGTGAAAGGCAAGAAGAAGGTCGATGAGCACTGCAGCCTCTCAGGCTCTGGAGAG GTGTATGAAGATTATGACTGCATGCTCAATCAGACAAACATtggaaataacaataataagttTTATGTCATTCAAGttattaaacaaaacaagcagTACTATTCTTGGAACAGATGGGGTAGAGTG GGGGAAGTGGGACAGTCCAAACTTTCAGCTGGTTCTACAAATCCTGAAAATGCCATCAAGGACTTTGAGAAAAAGTtcaaagacaagacaaagaaTAACTGGAGCGATCGTCTGAATTTTGTGCCTCACTCTGGGAAGTACACCTTGATAGAGGTGGATGGAGACCAGGATGCCGAGGTCAAG GTGGATAGTGTTGATGGGAAGACTaccaaaataactaaaaatgtCCTACCATGCACCCTTGATGATCCTACAAAGAAGCTCATCAAGCTCATCTTCAGTAATGATATGTTCAAGGAGGCAATGGAGTGTATGAACTTAG ACATCAAGAAGATGCCTTTGGGTAAACTTAGTAAGCTGCAGATTGCAAAAGGCTTTGGAGTACTGGAGGAAATTGAGGCAGCCATGAACCAGAAAAGGGCGAGCTCAGTTCTGGAAGAACTTTCCTCAAAGTTTTTCACCACAATCCCACACAACTTCGGCCGGAGCAGGCCACCAACCATCAACAGCACAGAGattgtggagaagaagaaagagatgcTTATG GTGCTGGCTGACATTGAGCTGGCCCAGACATTGAAGTCAGAGACTGAAAAGGCCCAGGAAGAGATGGTAGAGACAGTTCCTCACCCTCTGGATCAGGACTACAGTTCTCTGAAGTGCAGGCTCAGTTTACTGGGAAAAGACACAGAGGTATTCAAG ataATAGAAAAATACTTGACAGCAACTTCAGATAACTACAGAGATCCAAAAATCATCAATGTTTGGGAAGttgatagagagacagag GGAGAGCGGTTCAGCGAGAATACCAGTTTGGAGAACCGTCGTCTGCTGTGGCACGGTACCAACATCGCAGTGGTGGCAGCCATTCTGAAGAGTGGTTTGCGGATCATGCCCCATTCAGGAGGTCGTGTCGGTCGTGGTATATACTTTGCATCTGAAAACAGCAAGTCTGCTGGTTACG TGCGCACCTCTAAAAACACTGGAGTGATGTTCCTGAATGAGGTAGCCTTAGGCAAAGAACACACAATCACCAAAGATGACAGTTCCCTTAAAAAGGCTCCTGCAGGCCACGATAGTGTGGTGGCAAGAGGAACAGTGGAACCAG ACCCATCCAAGGACATCTCCATCACTCTGGATGGCAAGAAGGTTGCTGTGCCTCAAGGTAAGCCAATAGCCCAGCCCCAGTTCTCGGACAGCTACTTCTCCAGCAGCGAGTATCTCATCTACAAAGAGAGCCAGTGTCGTATACGCTACCTGCTGGAGCTGAAGATGAAGTACTAA
- the parp3 gene encoding protein mono-ADP-ribosyltransferase PARP3 isoform X2, translating into MAPKRRATSAVKAGGKKVKEEPETSKPKDAFTTAKEALLAAGPQVKGKKKVDEHCSLSGSGEVYEDYDCMLNQTNIGNNNNKFYVIQVIKQNKQYYSWNRWGRVGEVGQSKLSAGSTNPENAIKDFEKKFKDKTKNNWSDRLNFVPHSGKYTLIEVDGDQDAEVKVDSVDGKTTKITKNVLPCTLDDPTKKLIKLIFSNDMFKEAMECMNLDIKKMPLGKLSKLQIAKGFGVLEEIEAAMNQKRASSVLEELSSKFFTTIPHNFGRSRPPTINSTEIVEKKKEMLMVLADIELAQTLKSETEKAQEEMVETVPHPLDQDYSSLKCRLSLLGKDTEVFKIIEKYLTATSDNYRDPKIINVWEVDRETEGERFSENTSLENRRLLWHGTNIAVVAAILKSGLRIMPHSGGRVGRGIYFASENSKSAGYVRTSKNTGVMFLNEVALGKEHTITKDDSSLKKAPAGHDSVVARGTVEPDPSKDISITLDGKKVAVPQGKPIAQPQFSDSYFSSSEYLIYKESQCRIRYLLELKMKY; encoded by the exons ATGGCCCCTAAGAGACGAGCCACTTCTGCTGTGAAGGCAGGTGGTAAGAAGGTGAAAGAGGAGCCTGAGACCTCAAAGCCTAAGGACGCCTTCACCACTGCAAAAGAGGCCCTCTTGGCCGCGGGGCCACAGGTGAAAGGCAAGAAGAAGGTCGATGAGCACTGCAGCCTCTCAGGCTCTGGAGAG GTGTATGAAGATTATGACTGCATGCTCAATCAGACAAACATtggaaataacaataataagttTTATGTCATTCAAGttattaaacaaaacaagcagTACTATTCTTGGAACAGATGGGGTAGAGTG GGGGAAGTGGGACAGTCCAAACTTTCAGCTGGTTCTACAAATCCTGAAAATGCCATCAAGGACTTTGAGAAAAAGTtcaaagacaagacaaagaaTAACTGGAGCGATCGTCTGAATTTTGTGCCTCACTCTGGGAAGTACACCTTGATAGAGGTGGATGGAGACCAGGATGCCGAGGTCAAG GTGGATAGTGTTGATGGGAAGACTaccaaaataactaaaaatgtCCTACCATGCACCCTTGATGATCCTACAAAGAAGCTCATCAAGCTCATCTTCAGTAATGATATGTTCAAGGAGGCAATGGAGTGTATGAACTTAG ACATCAAGAAGATGCCTTTGGGTAAACTTAGTAAGCTGCAGATTGCAAAAGGCTTTGGAGTACTGGAGGAAATTGAGGCAGCCATGAACCAGAAAAGGGCGAGCTCAGTTCTGGAAGAACTTTCCTCAAAGTTTTTCACCACAATCCCACACAACTTCGGCCGGAGCAGGCCACCAACCATCAACAGCACAGAGattgtggagaagaagaaagagatgcTTATG GTGCTGGCTGACATTGAGCTGGCCCAGACATTGAAGTCAGAGACTGAAAAGGCCCAGGAAGAGATGGTAGAGACAGTTCCTCACCCTCTGGATCAGGACTACAGTTCTCTGAAGTGCAGGCTCAGTTTACTGGGAAAAGACACAGAGGTATTCAAG ataATAGAAAAATACTTGACAGCAACTTCAGATAACTACAGAGATCCAAAAATCATCAATGTTTGGGAAGttgatagagagacagag GGAGAGCGGTTCAGCGAGAATACCAGTTTGGAGAACCGTCGTCTGCTGTGGCACGGTACCAACATCGCAGTGGTGGCAGCCATTCTGAAGAGTGGTTTGCGGATCATGCCCCATTCAGGAGGTCGTGTCGGTCGTGGTATATACTTTGCATCTGAAAACAGCAAGTCTGCTGGTTACG TGCGCACCTCTAAAAACACTGGAGTGATGTTCCTGAATGAGGTAGCCTTAGGCAAAGAACACACAATCACCAAAGATGACAGTTCCCTTAAAAAGGCTCCTGCAGGCCACGATAGTGTGGTGGCAAGAGGAACAGTGGAACCAG ACCCATCCAAGGACATCTCCATCACTCTGGATGGCAAGAAGGTTGCTGTGCCTCAAGGTAAGCCAATAGCCCAGCCCCAGTTCTCGGACAGCTACTTCTCCAGCAGCGAGTATCTCATCTACAAAGAGAGCCAGTGTCGTATACGCTACCTGCTGGAGCTGAAGATGAAGTACTAA